Proteins found in one Aspergillus chevalieri M1 DNA, chromosome 2, nearly complete sequence genomic segment:
- a CDS encoding putative acetate kinase (COG:C;~EggNog:ENOG410PJTT;~InterPro:IPR004372,IPR023865,IPR043129,IPR000890;~PFAM:PF00871;~go_function: GO:0016301 - kinase activity [Evidence IEA];~go_function: GO:0016774 - phosphotransferase activity, carboxyl group as acceptor [Evidence IEA];~go_process: GO:0006082 - organic acid metabolic process [Evidence IEA];~go_process: GO:0016310 - phosphorylation [Evidence IEA]) — protein MPKSILSVNAGSSSIKITFYTFELPPRELANAQISGITAPPPTLKYTKGDQTHKEELKDKLSTPQDAFKFLLKRCFSDPELSEVAGSDDLSYICHRVVHGGDYPEAVEINDETYHTLRGIEDLAPLHNFSALEIVRTCREDYPNAKSITFFDSAFHQSLPEHVRTYPINQEVAKSHGLRKYGFHGISYSFILRSVSEFLDKPQEKTNLIVMHIGSGASICAIKEGKSVDTSMGLTPLAGLPGATRSGSIDPSLVFHYTNEAGKLSPASTKEMHISMAEDILNKQSGWKALTGTTDFSKIAVENPPSHEHRLAFDIIVDRMLGFIGSYFVKLDGQVDGLVFAGGIGEKSALLRKTLVEKSRSLGFAIDESKNDQGPKDDQAVLDISKESGIGRKVLICQTNEQFDMAYNCVLTKK, from the exons ATGCCGAAATCAATACTCTCTGTCAACGCCGGTTCATCGTCTATCAAAATCACCTTTTATACATTCGAGCTCCCACCACGGGAACTCGCAAATGCGCAAATCTCCGGAATTACAGCGCCCCCGCCGACTCTCAAATATACCAAAGGCGATCAGACGCACAAGGAGGAGCTGAAGGACAAGCTGAGCACGCCGCAGGATGCGTTCAAGTTCCTGCTGAAACGATGCTTCTCAGATCCGGAGCTTTCAGAAGTCGCTGGTAGTGACGACCTCTCGTATATCTGCCACCGGGTTGTGCATGGAGGGGATTATCCGGAGGCCGTGGAGATTAACGACGAGACTTATCACACCTTGAGAGGAATCGAGGATTTGGCGCCATT GCACAACTTCTCCGCCCTTGAAATCGTCCGAACATGTCGAGAAGATTACCCCAATGCCAAGAGCATCACCTTTTTCGACAGCGCATTCCATCAATCGCTCCCGGAACACGTGAGAACATACCCGATTAACCAGGAAGTGGCCAAGTCGCATGGACTCCGCAAATATGGATTCCACGGAATCAGTTATTCGTTCATTCTCCGCTCCGTTTCTGAGTTCTTGGACAAGCCGCAAGAGAAGACTAATCTGATTGTGATGCATATTGGAAGCGGTGCTTCGATCTGCGCTATCAAGGAGGGGAAATCTGTTGATACATC TATGGGGCTCACCCCGTTAGCTGGGTTACCAGGCGCGACGCGAAGTGGCTCGATTGATCCATC ACTCGTGTTCCACTATACCAACGAAGCAGGCAAATTAAGTCCCGCCAGCACGAAAGAGATGCACATTAGCATG GCCGAAGACATCCTCAACAAACAATCCGGCTGGAAAGCCCTCACAGGCACAACCGACTTCTCCAAAATCGCAGTCGAGAACCCACCCTCCCACGAACACAGACTAGCCTTCGACATCATCGTGGACCGCATGCTAGGTTTTATTGGAAGCTATTTCGTCAAGCTTGACGGTCAGGTCGACGGATTGGTCTTCGCAGGTGGAATTGGTGAGAAGAGCGCGTTGTTGCGGAAGACGCTTGTTGAGAAAAGTCGAAGTTTGGGGTTTGCTATTGATGAGTCTAAGAATGATCAGGGGCCGAAGGATGATCAAGCAGTGCTGGATATCTCAAAGGAGTCTGGCATTGGACGAAAAGTGCTGATTTGCCAGACAAATGAACAG TTTGATATGGCGTACAATTGCGTTTTGACAAAGAAATAA
- a CDS encoding RTA1 domain-containing protein (COG:S;~EggNog:ENOG410PJXJ;~InterPro:IPR007568;~PFAM:PF04479;~TransMembrane:7 (o33-52i64-82o102-124i136-155o175-199i211-234o254-273i);~go_component: GO:0016021 - integral component of membrane [Evidence IEA]) gives MSDQALTPQQQMVQQLRIGCHGYIDGFNTSYGYVPSLAAGIVFLVLFGLSMIAHTVQCVWKKTWWTMVFTVGCMTEVIGWAGRTWSNQCPYNSDAFLMQISTLIIAPTFFTAGIYVLLGSFIKLLGRESSVLSPSLYLWIFCTCDVISLVVQAIGGGMASAEADKINGNTDPGTYTMVAGIVFQLASITVFVICAADFVRRTIRKRLLQRVNGSIVPLFAAMIFSVLCVYVRSIYRTIELAQGWDGYLITTQRYFIALDGAMMVAAVAVFNVFHPGWLLPKVADGSDSQKKMRSEDGGEGIEMQ, from the exons ATGTCCGATCAAGCCCTAAcgccgcagcagcaaatggTGCAACAGCTCCGGATTGGCTGCCATGGATATATTGATGGGTTCAACACGTCCTACGGATACGTTCCGTCCCTGGCGGCGGGGATCGTGTTTCTGGTGCTCTTTGGCCTTTCGATGATTGCACACACCGTGCAATGTGTATGGAAGAAGACCTGGTGGACGATGGTGTTTACCGTGGGTTGTATGA CGGAGGTCATCGGCTGGGCTGGCCGCACATGGTCAAACCAATGTCCCTACAACTCCGACGCTTTCCTAATGCAAATCTCAACCTTGATTATTG CACCCACCTTCTTCACAGCCGGCATCTACGTCCTCCTCGGCTCCTTCATCAAGCTCCTCGGCCGCGAGTCCTCCGTCCTCTCCCCCAGCCTGTACCTCTGGATCTTCTGCACCTGCGACGTCATCTCACTCGTCGTCCAAGCCATCGGCGGCGGCATGGCCTCTGCCGAAGCAGACAAGATCAACGGCAACACAGACCCGGGAACTTACACAATGGTCGCAGGTATCGTGTTCCAATTAGCCTCGATAACCGTGTTTGTGATCTGCGCTGCGGATTTTGTGCGCCGGACGATTAGAAAGAGGCTTTTACAGAGGGTTAACGGGTCGATTGTGCCGCTTTTCGCGGCCATGATTTTCTCGGTGCTTTGTGTGTATGTGCGGAGTATTTATCGAACGATTGAGCTGGCGCAGGGGTGGGATGGGTATTTAATTACGACACAGAGGTATTTTATTGCGTTGGACGGGGCGATGATGGTCGCTGCGGTTGCGGTGTTTAATGTTTTTCATCCGGGGTGGTTGTTGCCCAAGGTTGCGGATGGGAGTGATTCGCAGAAGAAGATGCGTTCTGAGGATGGGGGTGAGGGAATTGAAATGCAGTGA
- a CDS encoding putative phosphoketolase (COG:G;~EggNog:ENOG410PJJB;~InterPro:IPR018970,IPR019789,IPR029061,IPR018969, IPR019790,IPR005593,IPR009014;~PFAM:PF09364,PF03894,PF09363;~TransMembrane:1 (o635-655i);~go_function: GO:0003824 - catalytic activity [Evidence IEA];~go_function: GO:0016832 - aldehyde-lyase activity [Evidence IEA];~go_process: GO:0005975 - carbohydrate metabolic process [Evidence IEA]), whose protein sequence is MPGENIDRPNPQPLPSHIPDSVNELQVRLQNTYLDQSACDSLYKFRRAAAYIAAAMIFLQDNTLLKRNIKHEDIKPRLLGHWGTCPGLILVYSHLNYLIKQLDLDMLYVVGPGHGAPGILSCLWLEGSLGRFYPHYSRDKDGLHNLISTFSTTAGLPSHINAETPGAIHEGGELGYALSVSFGAAMDNPNLIVTCVVGDGEAETGPTATSWHGIKYIDPAESGAVLPILHLNGFKISERTIFGCMDDKEITALFTGYGYQVRIVEKLDDIDTDLHCSMRWAIEEIRKIQNAARSGQPIMKPRWPIVILRTPKGWSGPKELHGKFIEGSFHSHQVPLPNARKDKDELNALQVWLQNYKPEELFTEKGDVIDEIKSVIPTSDSKKLGQRFEAYKGYVAPDLPDWRQFGVQKGTQESAMKMIGKLIDKVFVQNPHSVRLFSPDELESNKLDAALAHSDRNFQWDEFSNAKGGRVIEVLSEHMCQGFMQGYTLTGRIGIFPSYESFLGIVHTMMVQYAKFMKMAQETKWHQGVASINYIETSTWTRQEHNGFSHQNPSFIGAVLKLKPIAARVYLPPDANTFLSTLHHCLKSKNYVNLMVGAKQPTPVYLTPEEAENHCRAGASIWKFCSTDSGLRPDVVLVGIGVEVMFEVIYAAAILRKRIPELRVRVINVTDLLILDNEGAHPHALSNEAFENMFTEDKNIHFNYHGYPSELKGLLFGRPHLDRATIDGYMEEGSTTTPFDMMLANHVSRFHVAKAALQGAARWNEHVQLMQHELVTQLDQEITDTKKYILANRQDPEEMYDMPSFD, encoded by the exons ATGCCGGGCGAGAACATCGATAGACCTAACCCGCAACCCCTGCCATCGCATATCCCGGATTCAGTCAATgagctacaggtcaggctcCAGAATACATATCTAGATCAGTCGGCATGTGATTCTTTGTATAAGTTCCGGAGGGCAGCGGCTTATATCGCTGCAG CGATGATCTTCCTCCAGGATAACACGCTTTTGAAGCGGAACATAAAACATGAAGACATCAAGCCTAGACTACTGG GCCACTGGGGAACATGTCCCGGGCTGATCCTCGTTTATTCCCATCTGAACTATCTGATTAAGCAACTTGATCTTGACATGCTTTACGTTGTCGGCCCCGGACACGGTGCACCGGGTATCCTGTCCTGTCTCTGGTTAGAAGGCTCTTTGGGCCGGTTCTATCCACACTACTCGAGAGATAAGGACGGTCTGCATAACCTTATCTCGACCTTCAGTACGACTGCTGGGTTACCAAG TCACATCAACGCGGAAACACCCGGCGCCATCCACGAAGGAGGTGAGCTGGGATACGCCTTGTCTGTCTCCTTCGGTGCAGCCATGGATAATCCCAACCTCATCGTCACCTGTGTCGTCGGTGATGGCGAAGCAGAAACTGGACCAACGGCCAC TTCATGGCACGGAATTAAGTACATCGACCCCGCAGAATCAGGAGCCGTCCTCCCCATTCTGCATCTAAACGGCTTCAAAATTAGCGAGCGCACCATTTTCGGCTGCATGGACGACAAAGAAATAACAGCTCTCTTCACCGGATACGGATACCAGGTACGCATTGTAGAGAAATTGGACGACATTGACACAGATCTTCACTGCTCCATGCGCTGGGCGATCGAGGAGATCCGTAAGATCCAGAATGCTGCACGCTCGGGACAGCCGATTATGAAGCCCAGATGGCCGATTGTCATCTTGCGGACGCCAAAGGGCTGGTCGGGGCCTAAGGAGCTGCATGGAAAGTTTATCGAGGGGTCGTTCCATTCGCATCAGGTGCCTCTGCCCAACGCTCGTAAAGATAAGGATGAGCTCAATGCTCTGCAAGTCTGGCTCCAGAACTACAAGCCCGAGGAGCTCTTTACGGAGAAAGGCGATGTCATTGACGAAATCAAATCCGTCATTCCAACCAGCGACTCGAAGAAGCTGGGGCAGCGTTTCGAAGCCTACAAGGGTTATGTGGCTCCAGACCTCCCAGACTGGAGACAGTTCGGTGTGCAGAAAGGCACGCAGGAGAGTGCCATGAAGATGATCGGAAAACTCATTGACAAGGTGTTTGTTCAAAACCCTCACAGCGTCCGGCTTTTTTCACCAGACGAACTGGAAAGCAACAAATTGGATGCTGCTTTGGCACATTCGGACCGGAATTTCCAATGGGATGAGTTCTCAAACGCTAAGGGTGGTCGGGTTATTGAAGTTCTGAGTGAGCATATGTGTCAGGGTTTCATGCAGGGTTATACTTTGACTGGACGCATTGGTATTTTCCCTTCATATGAGAGTTTTCttggtattgttcatacGATGATGGTGCAATACGCCAAGTTCATGAAAATG GCCCAGGAGACGAAATGGCACCAAGGTGTCGCTAGCATCAACTACATTGAAACCAGTACCTGGACCCGACAGGAACACAATGGGTTCTCCCACCAGAACCCCTCTTTCATCGGCGCGGTGCTCAAATTGAAACCCATTGCTGCCCGTGTATACCTGCCGCCCGACGCTAACACCTTCCTGTCGACGCTTCACCATTGCCTGAAATCGAAAAACTACGTCAACCTTATGGTTGGTGCGAAGCAGCCAACTCCCGTGTACTTGACACCAGAAGAAGCCGAAAACCATTGTCGTGCTGGTGCATCGATCTGGAAGTTCTGCAGTACGGACAGCGGTCTTCGTCCAGATGTTGTACTTGTAGGAATCGGTGTCGAAGTGATGTTCGAGGTGATCTACGCAGCAGCGATCCTCCGCAAGAGAATTCCCGAGCTGCGCGTTCGGGTTATCAACGTAACAGACCTGCTGATTTTGGACAACGAAGGCGCTCACCCACACGCTCTTTCCAATGAGGCATTCGAGAACATGTTCACTGAAGACAAAAACATCCACTTCAACTACCACGGCTACCCATCAGAGCTGAAGGGACTCCTCTTCGGACGGCCGCACCTGGACCGGGCAACTATCGACGGATACATGGAGGAGGGGAGCACCACGACACCGTTTGACATGATGCTTGCGAACCATGTCTCCAGATTCCATGTAGCCAAGGCTGCTCTTCAAGGCGCTGCGAGGTGGAATGAACATGTTCAACTTATGCAGCATGAACTGGTCACTCAGTTGGATCAGGAGATCACTGACACTAAGAAGTATATTCTTGCAAACCGGCAAG ATCCCGAGGAAATGTATGACATGCCGTCTTTCGATTAG
- a CDS encoding uncharacterized protein (COG:S;~EggNog:ENOG410PRDZ) encodes MYSDGGFSATKCGNTLCDWAYLTDPPVVDVKQDVRLACSIACHDADGQLYSAKNEQAFHMDCQKRHSTAWFHRTSQDSLKDCINS; translated from the exons ATGTATTCGGACGGCGGTTTCTCAGCGACTAAATGCGGAAACACGCTGTGCGACTGGGCGTACCTTACCGACCCTCCGGTTGTCGATGTCAAGCAGGATGTACGCCTCGCGTGTTCGATTGCCTGCCATGACGCCGATGGCCAGTTGTATAGTGCCAAGAACGAACAG GCATTCCATATGGATTGCCAGAAGCGCCACAGCACGGCCTGGTTCCACAGAACATCCCAGGACTCCCTAAAGGACTGCATCAACTCTTAA
- a CDS encoding uncharacterized protein (COG:S;~EggNog:ENOG410PWBX;~TransMembrane:8 (i35-54o74-91i98-117o123-142i171-193o213-232i285-302o314-333i)), whose protein sequence is MPSHKKSTESTSAGGTRPTKESQTRKSRISSPIRFILVVLSSLALSSGLFLLTSGIHLDELRIVSKPLDSPWEIGSLLAWRAVEVGLAWLLGYDGRDVLSFIFLTHLPTYTLLSSFYKIRPTTILVAYAITLFSNTIPFAFFRRSASVHDLARAPSSAVSNRNILQDRPTAIYTTIAATSIFTVTLYVSYVTWLPAQLVVHFENIPDISLTHAGPAGLPVLFFSLLPAGWAAKDFLFVSSAGATSVSDPGSEKSRSQQGEYLACAFYRKTWGALPTKARVLIQRTITLATVTVASTVVQLVGTIKGANVEGATAWGAVWAIATLAVGLTFGWIEAVDGV, encoded by the exons ATGCCGTCTCACAAGAAAAGTACCGAATCTACCTCGGCAGGGGGCACGCGACCTACGAAGGAGTCACAGACTAGGAAGTCACGAATTTCTTCGCCGATCAGGTTTATTTTGGTCGTGTTGAGCAGCTTGGCTCTCAGCTCCGGACTCTTTCTTCTTACGTCTGGAATTCACCTGGACGAACTCCGGATTGTGAGCAAGCCTTTGGACTCGCCGTGGGAAATTGGTAGTCTGTTGGCGTGGAGGGCTGTCGAGGTTGGTTTAGCTTGGTTGCTTGGATATGATG GACGCGATGTGCTGTCTTTCATTTTTCTCACCCACCTCCCTACTTACACTCTCCTTTCCTCTTTCTACAAGATCCGTCCTACGACCATTCTAGTCGCTTATGCTATCACTCTATTCTCGAACACCATCCCATTTGCCTTCTTCCGCCGTTCAGCTTCTGTTCACGATCTTGCCCGCGCCCCGTCGAGCGCAGTATCCAACCGCAACATTCTCCAAGACCGTCCTACGGCGATCTATACCACAATCGCCGCGACTTCCATTTTCACCGTTACGCTATACGTCAGCTACGTGACCTGGCTTCCGGCTCAACTCGTGGTGCACTTCGAAAACATTCCGGACATCAGCTTGACACATGCCGGTCCTGCCGGTTTGCCAGTGCTGTTCTTCAGTCTTCTTCCCGCTGGCTGGGCGGCTAAGGACTTCCTCTTTGTGAGCTCAGCCGGTGCAACGAGTGTCTCTGACCCTGGTTCTGAGAAATCGCGGTCGCAACAAGGAGAGTACCTTGCTTGTGCGTTTTATCGCAAGACGTGGGGAGCATTGCCCACTAAGGCGCGTGTGCTTATCCAGCGGACGATTACTTTGGCGACAGTCACTGTTGCGAGTACGGTCGTTCAGCTCGTGGGAACGATTAAGGGTGCCAATGTCGAGGGCGCGACTGCTTGGGGAGCCGTCTGGGCCATTGCGACTTTGGCCGTGGGGCTGACGTTTGGGTGGATTGAAGCTGTTGATGGTGTATAG
- a CDS encoding uncharacterized protein (COG:S;~EggNog:ENOG410PV48): MTIDRTLELTFNHVVLPPKLSGEQDCKVEDIERELLSRLLCAIKTIGSCGEDDLPIWHNIVNTLQSCGPVDEKRYVNKVALTNVFHDLDSQHAVILRIAEQNAECIQEVIFEAFEASPTAEETLASQGALQWDFPSVAVSFRSKFEKSVFQDSLVSFLEKANLEPLDELAAKTSKAGVKFLKLAIQLTLRS; this comes from the exons ATGACGATTGACCGTACTCTAGAACTGACCTTCAATCATGTCGTCCTGCCCCCAAAGCTCTCTGGTGAGCAGGACTGCAAGGTTGAAGATATTGAAAGGGAGCTGCTGTCGCGTCTCCTGTGTGCGATCAAGACGATAGGATCCTGTGGAGAAGACGACCTTCCCATATGGCACAATATCGTGAATACACTGCAGAGTTGCGGACCTGTGGATGAGAAAAGATATGTGAATAAAGTGGCGCTGACGAATGTCTTCCACGATCTGGATTCTCAGCATGCTGTTATACTTCGCATCGCGGAGCAAAATGCTG AGTGTATTCAGGAAGTTATCTTCGAGGCCTTTGAGGCATCACCCACTGCTGAGGAAACTCTGGCATCCCAGGGCGCCTTGCAGTGGGACTTTCCCAGCGTCGCCGTATCTTTTCGTTCCAAATTTGAAAAGTCTGTCTTCCAGGATAGCTTGGTATCATTCCTTGAGAAGGCAAATCTTGAGCCGCTGGACGAACTTGCGGCCAAAACATCCAAGGCTGGCGTAAAATTTCTGAAGCTCGCGATACAGTTGACCCTGCGCTCATAA
- a CDS encoding ATP-binding protein (COG:S;~EggNog:ENOG410PJ14;~InterPro:IPR027417), translating into MLTRNLQRPLYTRLGLSRPLRVTRTSPSSHILRRLQTQAQPPQPSPPQDVGDFGADGEHPEFGLKQTLWKMFEAAATAAASIAILGAAGYSYHRYYKHLVLEKIDNAFKPGDPALEVAGVEFGKHQYNHEEHWVVRDEQTKMDKIISGQAGGHYYLIIGEKGTGKTSMILESMRKINGDGVAMFEAHGDLEIFRVRLGKALDFEYHEDYIGSLFSIRGPRDTTPLLDIERAFNKLEKVAVSRRRQGNPPLVMVVNSTHLVRDDHDGQDLLEMIQQRAEQWAASGLVTTVFNSDDYWVYERLKRYAARMEVIPVSDLPKDKAMAALRNYRRQYFGEDSPYELLETIYDKVGGRLSYLNRVAKAEDMIKLCNDICEAEKSWFLNKCWILGTEMDDDVMDEQKHASAAMVLAKALVDKEKEMDKRYDPQIGHILPEIPLHEAREIMTRADFIQSYDHDNLFHIDSRAMVRADSVPMQHAIREICSWDKFDKHLEGTLDRIGDIESLGRTRELTIKDLWDQGKYKIAMLDHKGRENGTVEFSVMEREKDEDDSD; encoded by the exons ATGTTGACTCGCAACCTTCAACGACCTCTCTACACCCGCCTGGGACTTTCCAGGCCGCTCAGGGTGACTAGAACCAGTCCGTCTTCTCATATTCTCAGACGTCTACAAACCCAGGCCCAGCCGCCTCAGCCAAGTCCTCCACAGGATGTCGGGGACTTTGGTGCTGATGGTGAACATCCCGAATTCGGGTTAAAACAAACCCTCTGGAAAATGTTTGAAGCTGCCGCTACCGCCGCTGCTTCCATTGCAATTCTAGG CGCGGCTGGGTATTCATACCATAGATACTACAAGCATCTGGTCTTGGAAAAGATCGACAATGCCTTTAAACCGGGTGATCCGGCGCTTGAGGTTGCTGGTGTGGAGTTTGGAAAACATCAGTATAACCACGAAGAGCACTGGGTTGTCCGTGATGAGCAGACAAAAATGGACAAGATCATCTCCGGTCAGGCCGGGGGCCACTATTATCTGATCATCGGCGAGAAGGGAACCGGAAAGACGTCTATGATCCTCGAGTCTATGCGCAAGATCAACGGAGATGGTGTCGCCATGTTTGAGGCTCACGGTGACCTGGAGATTTTCCGGGTCAGACTGGGAAAGGCATTGGACTTTGAATATCACGAAGA TTACATTGGCAGTTTGTTCAGCATTCGTGGGCCACGTGATACAACTCCATTGCTGGATATTGAGC GCGCTTTCAATAAGCTCGAGAAAGTGGCGGTCTCCAGGAGACGCCAAGGGAATCCGCCACTTGTCATGGTTGTTAATAGTACACACCTAGTGAGAGATGACCATGATGGTCAGGATCTCCTTGAAATGATTCAGCAACGGGCGGAACAGTGGGCCGCCAGTGGCTTGGTTACGACAG TGTTCAATAGCGACGATTACTGGGTGTATGAGCGCTTAAAGCGCTACGCAGCACGGATGGAAGTCATCCCTGTCTCCGACCTACCCAAGGATAAGGCGATGGCAGCTTTGAGGAATTACCGCAGACAATACTTTGGCGAGGATTCGCCTTATGAATTACTCGAGACCATCTATGATAAGGTGGGCGGTCGATTGTCTTACTTGAACAGAGTTGCCAAAGCCGAGGATATGATAAAGCTGTGCAATGACATTTGCGAAGCTGAAAAATCATGGTTCCTCAACAAGTGCTGGATTCTCGGAACGGAAATGGATGACGATGTTATGGACGAGCAGAAACACGCTTCCGCTGCAATGGTTTTAGCCAAGGCACTCGTGGAcaaggaaaaggagatgGATAAGAGGTATGACCCACAAATCGGCCACATTCTTCCAGAGATCCCACTGCATGAGGCCCGGGAGATCATGACACGAGCCGATTTTATCCAAAGCTATGACCATGATAACCTCTTCCACATTGATTCGCGCGCCATGGTCCGCGCCGACTCCGTGCCCATGCAGCATGCGATCCGTGAAATCTGCTCATGGGACAAATTCGACAAGCACCTTGAGGGCACCTTGGACCGTATAGGTGACATCGAGAGCCTGGGACGTACTCGTGAACTCACCATCAAGGACCTCTGGGACCAGGGCAAGTACAAGATTGCCATGCTAGATCACAAGGGCCGTGAAAATGGCACAGTCGAGTTCTCCGTTATGGAGCGGGAAAAGGACGAAGATGATTCCGACTAG